Part of the Rhodopirellula islandica genome is shown below.
CGTGGACAAGTGACGCAAGCAGTACCATCAGGTGCCACACCGCATGCAAGTACGGGGCTCTTCGATCGTTCATGAGGAAGATGGTGCCCACACTGTAAAGCACTCCGCCAATGAACATGGCATAGGCAAGTTCAACGGGCACATTTGCGATCAACGGGATGGCGGGCAACCATCCCAGTAACAAGTACGACACCACACTGATCGAATGCAGCCGATGCATTCGCACCGCCTTGTTGAAGAACCCAGCCAGAGCCGCCACCCACATCGCGGTGAGCAAGGGAACACGCCAACCGCTTGGTGAATACGCATAGGCGATCGGCGTGTATGTTCCGATGATCATCAGGTAGATCGCGGCTTGGTCACAGGCACGGAAACGGTCCACCCAAGGACGCTTCAAAAACACGTGCGACAACGTCGAGCAAACAAACGTTGTGACAACCGAAGCGGCGTAGACGCCGCAGGCAATCGCCAGGCCAGGATCGCCTGCCGATGACCTCACGAGCCAAGCTCCAACACCACACCAGAGAACCGCCGACAATCCGTGAGTCCACGCGTTCGCCCATTCTTGCTCGGGCTGAATCGGTGGTGCATCCAAGGTGTGGTTCAACGTTTTAGTTTCCTGTTAGAAGGTTTTCGTCACGCAGCCAGCGCAGACAGAGTTCGGGCCAAAGGTCGTCGGCTCGACCGTCCATTCGTCCGCCGAAACCGTGCCCGCTTCCGGTGAACACGTGCAGTGCCGACGGCACCCCCGCGTTGTGCAGTTGGGTGAACATGGTCACGCAGTTCATGACTGTCAGACGATCATTTTCTCCATGGACCAAGAACATCGGAGGTGAGTTCTCGTTGATCTCAAATCCGTCCAGTTCCGTGGGTGAATCCTCTTTGACCAACCAAGCGGGATAGATCAGACAAGCGAAATCGGGAAGCTGGATCTTTTGGTCATGCTCATCGATGGCTTCGTACTGACGTTCTGTGATTGTCGCTGCGCGGCATGCCGCTTGACCACCGGCAGAAAATCCCATCACACCAACCTGATCGGGGGCGTTGCCCGTGACCTTGCCTGCCCGAATCAGGGCGATTGAACGTTGGATGTCTTGGACGGGCGGCTTCCATTTGGGATCCATCGAACGAGTTGGAACGCGGTACTTCAAAACCACACTGGTCACACCGCCGGCGACCAGTTGCTCAGCGATTTCGGTGCCTTCCAAGTCCCAAGCCAGAATCGAGAACCCACCCCCTGGGCAGATGACCATCACAGTCTTGGAAGGATCGCCATTCTCATCTTTCGCCGGAAAGACGTGCATTTCAGGAGTGGACACATTTCCCAGGCGAATCAACCGTCGACCACCGACTTGATTGTCGGTTGGTTTGGTGAAGTCACTTTCTGGTTCGGTGGGCGCGTCCCATTTCGGTGCTGCGGAGGGCCAAACGGCAACCACATCGGCGGGCTCCGCGCCGAAACAGGTGGTGGCCATCAGCAGGGCGGTCAGGGCGACGCTCCAAAGTCTGTTTTGATTGATCAAGCGATTGGTTTTCATGGCAGGCAAATCCGTGGGGAGAACACTTTCGGAGAACAGGTCGACATCGTAACTCATGCGTTGTTCACGCGCGGCTCCACCAGAAACGGACCAGATCCGCGACCTGTTCGCCTTCGATTTCATCACCCAGCATCAGTTCGTCAGCCAGCGCCGCGATCGCCGACCAGCAGGGATCCGCGGCGACGATTTTTCGCAACCGATTGACCGCTTCCCGCAACAATTGAACTTGCTGTGCCGCCTGTGGCTTGATCGCCGCTGCACACAGCTGGGCTTGTCGCCAATCACTGGCCCATGTTCGGACGTCCAGTAAATCCTCGTCCCCACTTTGGTACACAAATTCCGCAACTGGTCCGGCAAGAATCGTCAACAATTCACGTTGCCTTTGCCAGCTGTCGCTCGGG
Proteins encoded:
- a CDS encoding alpha/beta hydrolase, producing the protein MSYDVDLFSESVLPTDLPAMKTNRLINQNRLWSVALTALLMATTCFGAEPADVVAVWPSAAPKWDAPTEPESDFTKPTDNQVGGRRLIRLGNVSTPEMHVFPAKDENGDPSKTVMVICPGGGFSILAWDLEGTEIAEQLVAGGVTSVVLKYRVPTRSMDPKWKPPVQDIQRSIALIRAGKVTGNAPDQVGVMGFSAGGQAACRAATITERQYEAIDEHDQKIQLPDFACLIYPAWLVKEDSPTELDGFEINENSPPMFLVHGENDRLTVMNCVTMFTQLHNAGVPSALHVFTGSGHGFGGRMDGRADDLWPELCLRWLRDENLLTGN
- a CDS encoding cell division protein FtsH, which encodes MTVATKHQHDEWLMDWTWADDEDELVTAYHEAGHAIVGCALGAQIDRVTLSQASMFDDEDDGMPHRFGDCIVNWGRVDPSDSWQRQRELLTILAGPVAEFVYQSGDEDLLDVRTWASDWRQAQLCAAAIKPQAAQQVQLLREAVNRLRKIVAADPCWSAIAALADELMLGDEIEGEQVADLVRFWWSRA